In the genome of Staphylococcus durrellii, one region contains:
- the isaB gene encoding immunodominant staphylococcal antigen IsaB family protein, translated as MSNKLLLFSSSALATGLLLGLGTGNAAHADTGANNNMNHKDMSMNQGNMNNTNNNMNHKDMSMNQGNMNNTNNNMNHKDMSMNQGNMGNMNNMDQKDMSMNQGNMGNMNNNMNHKDMSMNQGNMNNMNNNMNQKDMSMNQGNMGNMNNMDQKDMSMNQGMDKMTQKTMMPYYNYNGYTTYDGQFTQDYDFVRALKYDNVMIDGYKVNSGATDKDVASSKHVYDTKVDMNKDGQVVHISFNTKAHTVSKDMFKKAHMSNHMSDEGNTDNGSYITYKTNNGMYKAYFDDQGHLMKVMIG; from the coding sequence ATGAGTAATAAATTATTACTATTTTCATCTTCAGCATTAGCGACAGGTTTACTATTAGGTTTAGGGACAGGTAATGCAGCTCACGCCGATACTGGAGCAAATAACAATATGAACCACAAAGACATGTCAATGAACCAAGGCAATATGAATAACACGAACAACAATATGAACCATAAAGATATGTCAATGAACCAAGGCAATATGAATAACACGAACAACAATATGAACCATAAGGATATGTCAATGAACCAAGGCAATATGGGTAACATGAATAATATGGATCAGAAAGACATGTCAATGAATCAAGGCAATATGGGTAACATGAACAACAATATGAACCATAAAGATATGTCAATGAACCAAGGCAATATGAATAACATGAACAACAATATGAATCAGAAAGACATGTCAATGAACCAAGGCAATATGGGTAACATGAATAATATGGATCAGAAAGACATGTCAATGAACCAAGGCATGGATAAGATGACTCAAAAAACTATGATGCCATATTATAATTACAACGGTTATACAACGTATGACGGTCAATTCACTCAAGATTATGATTTTGTAAGAGCATTGAAATACGATAATGTCATGATTGACGGTTACAAAGTGAATTCAGGAGCTACTGACAAAGATGTTGCTTCTAGTAAACACGTTTATGACACAAAGGTAGATATGAATAAAGATGGGCAAGTAGTGCATATATCATTTAATACAAAAGCCCATACAGTAAGTAAAGATATGTTCAAAAAAGCGCATATGTCTAATCATATGTCCGATGAAGGTAATACAGATAATGGATCATATATCACTTACAAAACGAACAACGGTATGTATAAAGCATACTTCGATGACCAAGGTCATCTAATGAAAGTTATGATTGGTTAA
- a CDS encoding Mur ligase family protein, with the protein MEITIKDILLNIEQNTLQSFESLKINTGTVCQKITSMYQDIEQDTVFILKDSANADYYAQCAYQMNPLLIITDVTPAIFSHHETSTPIIYINDFPEVANNLVKLFYTPAIDNMKFIAVTGTNGKTTTTHMIANLLTKLGEKVAIIGTMGVYDCNYNKLSFNHTTQTTPMYFEMAEIINYFYKKEYNYIVYEATSIALDQRRTDFIHNDLAVFTNFSPEHLDYHGNIEDYLSAKLRLADLSSLNLINFDTAEYHSIMEDHRHFSEYQDIYYQYKVSHNEINFVVDESQFVVTPNFKGHHNYINLATSIFALHKLNYDMKQLTEAAIMIDPPLHRFQIIEINNYMIILDFAHTSSAIEASINNALNYSENIGRDLNAMVTGIGLRGFDKIKRTVSNLPKGINKLMLAAEQVGFVEPETIISVMIQNLPSSYKTYDVLKSSSRKEGISGLLYATDKEKEIILLTGINEPQNYKGKKYGHDDQDYINKLLSYLH; encoded by the coding sequence ATGGAAATTACTATTAAAGATATTCTTTTAAACATTGAGCAAAATACACTACAGAGCTTTGAAAGTTTAAAAATAAATACGGGTACAGTTTGCCAAAAGATTACTTCTATGTATCAGGATATAGAGCAAGATACTGTTTTTATATTAAAAGATTCAGCCAACGCGGATTATTACGCTCAGTGCGCCTATCAAATGAATCCTTTACTCATAATTACAGATGTCACACCTGCTATATTTAGTCACCATGAGACCAGTACCCCTATTATTTATATAAATGATTTTCCCGAAGTTGCGAATAACTTGGTCAAATTATTTTATACACCAGCGATTGACAATATGAAATTCATTGCAGTCACAGGGACAAACGGAAAGACAACAACGACTCATATGATTGCGAATTTACTCACAAAACTTGGAGAAAAAGTAGCAATAATTGGCACAATGGGTGTATATGATTGTAATTATAATAAGCTAAGTTTTAATCATACAACCCAAACTACACCGATGTACTTTGAGATGGCCGAGATTATAAATTACTTTTATAAAAAAGAATATAACTATATCGTTTATGAAGCTACTTCAATTGCATTAGATCAAAGACGTACAGATTTTATCCACAATGACTTAGCTGTTTTTACTAATTTCAGCCCAGAACATTTAGATTATCACGGTAATATTGAAGATTATCTATCTGCTAAATTAAGATTAGCTGATCTAAGTTCATTAAATTTAATTAATTTCGATACAGCTGAATATCACTCTATTATGGAAGATCATCGCCACTTTTCAGAATATCAAGACATATATTATCAATATAAAGTGAGTCATAACGAAATTAACTTTGTGGTTGATGAATCACAATTTGTTGTTACTCCTAATTTTAAAGGCCATCATAATTATATAAATCTAGCCACAAGCATATTTGCTTTGCATAAATTAAATTACGACATGAAACAACTTACTGAAGCTGCAATAATGATTGACCCACCATTACATCGCTTTCAAATTATTGAAATAAACAATTATATGATTATTTTAGATTTTGCTCATACTTCTTCAGCAATTGAAGCGTCGATTAATAACGCTTTAAATTACAGTGAAAATATAGGAAGAGATTTAAATGCAATGGTTACAGGTATAGGTCTTAGAGGTTTTGATAAAATAAAAAGAACCGTGTCTAATTTGCCCAAAGGTATTAATAAATTAATGCTTGCTGCTGAACAGGTAGGTTTTGTAGAACCTGAAACAATCATTAGTGTCATGATACAAAATTTGCCTTCAAGTTATAAAACCTATGATGTTTTAAAAAGTTCTTCTCGAAAAGAAGGCATTAGTGGCCTTTTATATGCAACAGATAAAGAAAAAGAAATTATTTTACTTACTGGCATCAATGAACCACAAAATTACAAAGGAAAAAAATACGGGCATGACGATCAAGATTATATAAATAAGTTACTATCATATCTACATTAA
- a CDS encoding anti-sigma factor gives MKNNKVDIIYDYFNDKLSETDKARVEQELKVSSEYNKTLDNIKVLHDILPYSNKEVEPPNDMKQRILSSIVNEDNDSSKDIESANTHDKNTTHNLANTHQNDTHDAYSTQQDNQDNATTQQNPKRNTKKGMRKQIPLIIMAAILLLSLIGNGVQYFNHKASPKQDTSMINKHKAQSMTLKPMAKNKTNGQAYISNKNGNSKLMVEANDIKSTQGNEVYQVWVIKGDKPHPAGTLATNNNKGMVVADLNHMNIDKKDTIALTLEPSPNNTQPKGKMIMASSKV, from the coding sequence ATGAAAAATAACAAAGTTGATATTATATACGATTATTTTAATGATAAGTTAAGCGAAACTGACAAAGCACGTGTTGAGCAAGAATTAAAAGTATCATCTGAGTATAATAAAACTTTGGACAATATTAAAGTTCTTCACGACATTCTTCCTTACAGTAATAAAGAAGTTGAACCGCCTAATGATATGAAGCAAAGAATATTAAGTTCAATCGTAAACGAAGATAATGATTCATCTAAAGACATTGAAAGTGCAAACACTCATGATAAAAACACCACTCATAACTTAGCTAATACACATCAAAATGATACTCACGATGCTTACTCGACTCAACAAGATAATCAGGATAATGCTACGACACAACAAAATCCTAAACGTAATACTAAAAAAGGAATGCGCAAACAAATTCCTCTCATCATCATGGCAGCAATTTTATTGTTATCTCTAATTGGTAACGGCGTGCAATATTTTAATCATAAAGCATCGCCTAAGCAGGACACATCAATGATCAATAAGCATAAAGCGCAATCCATGACTTTAAAACCTATGGCTAAAAATAAGACGAATGGACAGGCATATATTTCCAATAAAAATGGAAATAGTAAATTAATGGTTGAAGCAAATGATATCAAATCTACACAAGGCAACGAAGTGTATCAAGTGTGGGTAATTAAAGGGGATAAACCACATCCAGCAGGTACATTAGCAACTAATAATAATAAAGGCATGGTAGTAGCTGACTTAAATCATATGAATATAGACAAAAAAGACACAATCGCACTGACATTAGAACCATCGCCTAACAATACTCAACCTAAAGGCAAAATGATTATGGCTAGTAGCAAAGTTTAA
- a CDS encoding RNA polymerase sigma factor: protein MIIEKKDSACLEMLYDRYESLLYNLAYNITQDKQSSEEVLQDIFMKIWHQKAIFKPEKGKLSTWLITLCRNRSIDILRKRKDIESSFDEAFHSIEADSLPEYDLLDKECSEELQKIISYLSKDQQKIIALFYFKGLSQQEIADKLKTPLGTVKSRLRLSIQHLSHYLDNILRKEREENEK from the coding sequence ATGATCATAGAAAAAAAAGATAGCGCATGTCTAGAAATGCTATATGACCGTTACGAATCACTATTATATAATTTAGCTTATAATATCACGCAAGATAAGCAATCTAGCGAAGAAGTGTTGCAAGATATTTTCATGAAAATTTGGCACCAAAAAGCAATTTTCAAGCCCGAAAAGGGAAAATTATCGACTTGGCTCATCACACTGTGTCGTAATAGATCAATAGATATTTTACGAAAAAGAAAAGACATAGAAAGTAGTTTCGATGAGGCATTTCATAGTATAGAAGCCGATAGTCTACCAGAATATGATTTATTAGATAAAGAATGTTCAGAAGAACTACAAAAAATAATTTCATATTTAAGTAAAGATCAACAAAAAATAATTGCCCTGTTTTATTTTAAGGGATTAAGTCAGCAAGAAATTGCTGATAAGTTGAAAACACCGTTAGGTACGGTGAAAAGTAGGTTAAGATTGTCTATTCAACATTTAAGTCATTATCTTGATAATATTTTAAGAAAGGAGCGTGAAGAAAATGAAAAATAA